From the genome of Danio rerio strain Tuebingen ecotype United States chromosome 2, GRCz12tu, whole genome shotgun sequence, one region includes:
- the xkr4 gene encoding XK-related protein 4 isoform 2 (isoform 2 is encoded by transcript variant 2), with product MAAKSDGVLKMKKSDVAFTPLQNSDHSGSVQGLAPGSQPDSGTGEADFVNGESRCCGSNSTCLRLGREQQKYTVWDCLWILAAVTVYFADVGTDIWLSVDYYLRRDYWWFGLTLFFVVLGSFSVQVFSFRWFVHDFSTEESSGGGGGTASCSHMDGKLLSSSASHGDVGAHPSTPQRQASTTSKSNTTSNSSNSATAARTSKTRSASCSLCIWLLQSVIHILQLGQIWSDICTGNQKGPEAGD from the coding sequence ATGGCCGCAAAATCCGACGGGGTGCTAAAGATGAAGAAGAGCGATGTAGCATTCACGCCTTTGCAGAATTCGGATCACTCAGGTTCGGTTCAAGGGCTCGCTCCGGGATCGCAGCCGGATTCTGGAACCGGAGAGGCGGACTTCGTCAACGGGGAGTCTCGGTGCTGTGGCTCAAATTCGACATGTCTCCGCCTTGGCAGGGAGCAGCAAAAATACACGGTCTGGGACTGTCTGTGGATCCTCGCCGCAGTGACGGTTTATTTCGCGGATGTGGGCACTGATATTTGGCTTTCTGTCGACTATTACCTCCGCCGCGACTACTGGTGGTTCGGGCTAACGCTGTTTTTCGTGGTGCTCGGCTCGTTCTCGGTGCAGGTCTTCAGTTTCCGATGGTTCGTCCATGATTTCAGCACCGAGGAGAGCTCCGGAGGCGGCGGGGGAACGGCGAGCTGCTCTCACATGGACGGGAAGCTCCTTAGCAGCTCCGCTTCGCACGGAGACGTTGGAGCCCACCCGTCCACGCCTCAAAGACAGGCGTCCACGACGAGCAAGAGCAACACCACGAGCAACAGCAGCAACAGCGCTACCGCAGCCCGGACTAGTAAGACACGCTCAGCGTCCTGTTCCCTCTGTATCTGGCTCTTGCAGTCCGTCATTCACATCCTACAGCTCGGACAAATCTGGAG